The window CTGGACTACACGCTGGCCGACGTCCGCCGCGAATACTTCACAGAAAAAGGCTGCGCGCCGCACTGTACCGTGTCGTGCGTGCACCAGGTTTCCTACCTCGACTTCTTCCGCGCCCCGCAGACCACCCAGCCCATTCCGCCCTCGACGGACGAGGCGCCGGATCTGGTGCAGATCCAGACGGACTAGTTTCCGGTTTCCAGTTTCCAGAAGAGTTTCGAGTTTCGGTTGGAGTGCGCTCACCCTCGAGCGCGAAGGTGTGGCACACCCGCCCTCGCGTGTGCGGAACTGGAGACTGCTTTTACGCTGACGCCGCCTGGCCACCCAGCGGCAGGAAGTACTGCGTCCCCCGCACCGGCTCGCTGACCTTGCGCAACAGCTCCTGCAAGTCCTCGTTACGGTCCACGAAATCAATGTCCGAGGTATTCACGATCAGCAGATCGCTGGCGCTGTAATGAAAGAAGAAGTGCTCGTAGGCCTTGGCGACCTCTTCCAGGTAATCGTCGTTGATTGCCATTTCCGCCGCCGCGCCCTTTTTCTTGAGGCGCTTTTTCAGCACCTCGGGTGTGGCTTGCAGGTACACCACCAGGTCGGGCGCCGGCACCTGGGCGCGAAATTCCGTGTAATAGCGGTTGTAGATTTCCAGCTCGGCATCGGTCAGGTTGAGGCAGGCAAAGAG is drawn from Terriglobia bacterium and contains these coding sequences:
- a CDS encoding deoxynucleoside kinase encodes the protein MANLFELPRYIAVEGPIRVGKSTLAGVLAERLHAQRISEPEDNPFLRAFYDGERGAAFQAQMAFLVRRFEQLKALDVGAKSRRIVVADYIFEKDKLFACLNLTDAELEIYNRYYTEFRAQVPAPDLVVYLQATPEVLKKRLKKKGAAAEMAINDDYLEEVAKAYEHFFFHYSASDLLIVNTSDIDFVDRNEDLQELLRKVSEPVRGTQYFLPLGGQAASA